From Schaalia sp. ZJ405, one genomic window encodes:
- a CDS encoding AEC family transporter, with the protein MADIVSSICAIGLVIVVGWAVRRLTVIDEDGARALSSLSYWVASPAMLFRAVATSDIGAVLGPPLWVAAASGVGTAVVFVLVGILGLRLRGGNLTLGAMSASLNNAAYIGIPIAVYVLGEASAVVPIMVFQLGFFTPMFFVLADLAGSDRAPSVRHVVSTVVTNPMVLAAGAGVICASFRVPLPRIVDVSTTILGNAAPPMILLAFGASLVGRRFALRSSLGGAIAVATVCKLIIQPCIAFGVGMLLGLHGPALMAVTMMAGLPTAQNAFIAATRARTGEEITQGVVLATTVFSLPLTIVIAWIFHAFLKV; encoded by the coding sequence ATGGCCGACATCGTTTCGAGCATCTGCGCGATCGGCCTGGTCATTGTCGTGGGCTGGGCGGTTCGTCGCCTCACAGTGATTGACGAGGACGGAGCCCGTGCTCTCTCCTCCTTAAGCTATTGGGTTGCGTCACCGGCAATGCTTTTTCGTGCGGTCGCGACCTCCGATATCGGCGCGGTCCTTGGCCCGCCGCTGTGGGTTGCCGCAGCTTCTGGAGTGGGAACGGCTGTGGTGTTCGTCCTCGTTGGCATCCTCGGTCTGAGGCTGCGCGGAGGCAACCTCACACTGGGAGCGATGTCGGCATCGCTGAACAATGCGGCCTACATCGGGATTCCCATCGCGGTGTATGTCCTGGGTGAGGCGTCAGCTGTCGTGCCGATCATGGTGTTCCAACTGGGGTTCTTCACCCCGATGTTCTTCGTTCTCGCAGACCTCGCAGGCTCTGATCGTGCGCCGAGTGTTCGTCACGTTGTTTCTACCGTTGTGACGAATCCGATGGTCCTTGCGGCCGGAGCCGGGGTGATCTGTGCGAGTTTTCGCGTGCCTCTCCCACGAATCGTTGATGTGTCAACAACGATCCTCGGCAATGCGGCTCCTCCGATGATTCTTCTGGCTTTTGGAGCATCGCTGGTCGGCAGGCGTTTCGCCCTTCGTTCCTCGCTCGGCGGTGCAATCGCAGTGGCAACGGTATGTAAGCTCATCATCCAGCCGTGCATTGCTTTCGGCGTGGGGATGCTCCTTGGACTGCACGGGCCAGCACTCATGGCCGTCACCATGATGGCAGGACTACCCACTGCACAGAACGCTTTCATCGCGGCCACACGCGCCCGAACGGGTGAGGAGATCACTCAGGGAGTGGTTCTGGCGACGACGGTGTTTTCGCTGCCTCTGACGATCGTCATCGCCTGGATTTTTCATGCTTTTCTCAAAGTGTGA
- the glf gene encoding UDP-galactopyranose mutase, with the protein MDLLVVGSGFFGLTIARQAAEERGMNVTVIERRSHIGGNAWSSVDEETGIEVHRYGTHLFHTSNERVWEYVNRFTSFNSYQHRVYANRHGEIYPLPINLGTINQFFRSALGPDAARALVEEQAQELGGRIPENLEEKAISLIGRPLYEAFIKGYTAKQWQTDPTVLDPSIISRLPVRFTYDNRYFRDTYEGLPLDGYGAWFERLVDHPRITIATDIDFFDADHPLSKSHTVGSVPVVYTGPVDRYFDYAQGHLSWRTLDFETTVEQTGDYQGCSVMNYSDQSVPYTRIHEFQHLHPERSRTGATNTVIMKEFSRFAEGEDEPYYPVNSPSDRDMLVRYRELIDGEDRVLFGGRLGSYQYLDMHMAIASALTRFDEVVSTW; encoded by the coding sequence GTGGATCTGCTCGTCGTTGGCTCCGGATTCTTCGGATTGACGATCGCTCGTCAGGCTGCCGAAGAACGCGGAATGAACGTCACTGTCATCGAGCGCCGCTCCCACATCGGGGGAAACGCCTGGTCATCAGTCGACGAAGAAACCGGCATCGAGGTGCACCGCTACGGAACGCACCTGTTCCACACGTCGAACGAGCGGGTCTGGGAATACGTCAACCGCTTCACCTCATTCAACTCCTACCAGCATCGCGTGTACGCAAACCGTCACGGCGAGATCTACCCGTTGCCCATCAACTTAGGAACAATCAATCAGTTCTTCCGCTCCGCCCTGGGGCCAGATGCCGCTCGCGCCCTGGTCGAGGAGCAGGCGCAAGAACTCGGCGGACGCATCCCTGAAAATCTTGAGGAGAAGGCGATTAGCCTCATCGGACGTCCCCTGTACGAGGCATTCATCAAGGGATACACGGCGAAACAGTGGCAAACGGATCCAACAGTGCTTGACCCGTCAATCATCTCCCGTCTGCCTGTGCGCTTCACCTACGACAACCGCTACTTCCGTGACACCTATGAGGGACTGCCCCTTGACGGCTATGGCGCGTGGTTCGAGCGCCTCGTTGACCACCCGCGGATCACCATCGCCACAGACATCGACTTCTTCGACGCAGATCACCCCCTCTCCAAATCCCACACCGTCGGTTCCGTCCCCGTTGTCTATACCGGACCGGTTGACCGGTACTTCGACTACGCGCAAGGGCACCTGTCGTGGCGCACCCTCGATTTTGAGACCACGGTTGAGCAGACCGGCGACTATCAGGGCTGCTCAGTGATGAACTACTCCGATCAATCCGTTCCCTACACCCGGATCCACGAGTTCCAACACCTCCATCCGGAGCGCTCGCGGACCGGAGCAACGAACACCGTGATCATGAAGGAGTTTTCGCGTTTCGCCGAGGGCGAGGACGAGCCGTACTACCCGGTCAATAGCCCGAGCGACCGTGACATGCTGGTTCGCTACCGTGAGCTCATTGACGGGGAAGACCGCGTGCTCTTTGGGGGACGTTTGGGGTCCTACCAATACCTCGACATGCACATGGCGATTGCCTCGGCGCTCACGCGCTTCGATGAGGTTGTTTCCACATGGTGA
- a CDS encoding LytR/AlgR family response regulator transcription factor, producing the protein MVRIAIVEDDAVSRKLLLDYIARYQREHDVEFDVTVFEDGVQIVRGYKPRFDIILLDIQMEHLDGMSAAQRIRRVDDQVVLLFITSSPQYAIKGYEVDASSYLLKPLPWFAFQEELTRCLTLVERNRGSSLLLQSGTEVIRLNIADIVYIESIKHRLTFHTLSGTYSIVGTLKDMDAQLEGHDFFRSNSCYLVNFAHVRGVRDQACVMTGNVELRISRPRKKQFMTALTEYFGAVS; encoded by the coding sequence ATGGTTCGGATTGCCATTGTTGAAGACGATGCTGTTAGTCGAAAACTCCTGCTGGACTATATTGCGCGCTATCAACGCGAGCACGATGTGGAGTTTGATGTCACCGTGTTCGAGGACGGCGTCCAGATTGTTCGGGGCTATAAGCCGCGTTTCGACATTATTCTCCTCGACATCCAGATGGAACATCTTGATGGGATGTCGGCGGCGCAGAGAATTCGCCGGGTTGACGACCAGGTTGTTCTCCTCTTCATTACGTCCTCCCCGCAGTACGCCATCAAGGGGTACGAGGTCGACGCGTCCTCTTACTTGCTCAAGCCTTTGCCCTGGTTTGCTTTCCAAGAGGAACTCACACGCTGCCTGACTCTGGTGGAACGTAACCGCGGTTCGTCACTTCTCCTCCAGTCCGGAACCGAGGTTATACGACTCAACATCGCCGATATTGTTTACATTGAGTCGATCAAGCACCGGCTGACGTTCCATACACTCTCGGGAACATATTCGATCGTCGGGACTCTCAAGGATATGGATGCCCAGCTTGAAGGGCATGATTTCTTCCGGTCTAACTCCTGTTATCTGGTGAATTTTGCTCACGTCAGAGGGGTGCGCGACCAGGCCTGCGTGATGACTGGCAACGTTGAGCTGCGGATCTCTCGTCCCCGGAAGAAACAGTTCATGACGGCCCTCACCGAGTATTTTGGTGCTGTGTCCTGA
- a CDS encoding GHKL domain-containing protein — MVDVLPDIPRILTAIAEWSACVVYLSLYARTVKLWRLLTSVFGGLALLTAVQIIAGMLPVSLWIPGMISAVAAIALTLWVGTGCSPTQVAHLMLRAFILAEFIASLAWQLVVYFFYSPIPNDPGNPESLLRPVPFTMQLVIYAIILVIVRQLETRNFSGDTPFVLELRDLWTPFFITIITFTFSNLSFLTTATPFSGRLGPEIFYIRTLVDLVGFAALYAHHERVSQIRTALELRSIQSSLNAQHSQYLQSKADIEEISRAHHDLKHQIAVIRAELDPDSLASHFEQLEASINDIGQHYHSGNAVLDVILTAKGRTCTARGINFTVVADGALLTGMSSMDIATLFGNALDNAIEASAFVTDPAQRMIQVLLRRQGEMVLIRVANNFSGEISRNEDGSLATRKADRVHHGFGVKSIRYTARKYDGEVTTRFDGNRFILTVLLPGTQLSA, encoded by the coding sequence ATGGTCGATGTTCTTCCTGATATTCCCCGTATCCTCACGGCGATTGCCGAATGGTCGGCGTGCGTGGTCTATCTTTCCCTTTATGCGCGCACGGTGAAGCTCTGGCGCCTGCTGACCTCAGTTTTCGGTGGTCTTGCTCTGTTGACCGCCGTTCAGATCATCGCAGGAATGCTCCCTGTGTCCCTGTGGATTCCGGGAATGATCAGTGCCGTTGCCGCGATCGCTTTAACTCTCTGGGTCGGTACGGGCTGCTCCCCCACTCAGGTTGCACACCTGATGCTCCGCGCTTTTATTCTCGCGGAGTTCATCGCCTCCCTCGCATGGCAACTTGTTGTCTATTTCTTCTATTCTCCGATTCCCAACGACCCGGGAAATCCCGAGTCCTTGCTCCGCCCGGTCCCTTTCACCATGCAGCTCGTCATCTACGCCATCATCCTCGTGATCGTGCGTCAGTTGGAGACCCGCAACTTCTCCGGTGATACGCCGTTCGTCCTGGAACTGCGTGACCTGTGGACACCGTTCTTCATCACGATCATCACCTTCACCTTCTCAAACCTCTCGTTCTTGACAACGGCAACGCCTTTTTCTGGGCGGCTCGGACCGGAGATCTTCTACATCCGCACGCTCGTTGATCTCGTTGGCTTCGCCGCTCTCTATGCTCACCACGAACGTGTTTCCCAGATTCGCACTGCCCTTGAGCTGAGATCAATCCAATCAAGCCTCAACGCCCAGCACTCCCAGTACCTTCAGTCCAAAGCTGATATCGAAGAAATCAGTCGCGCCCACCACGATCTCAAGCACCAAATCGCGGTGATCCGCGCCGAACTCGATCCTGATTCCCTGGCCTCCCATTTCGAGCAGCTTGAAGCCTCAATCAACGACATCGGCCAGCACTACCATTCAGGCAACGCCGTCCTCGACGTGATCCTCACAGCCAAAGGCAGGACATGCACTGCGCGGGGCATCAATTTCACGGTTGTTGCCGACGGAGCACTGCTGACTGGGATGTCGTCAATGGATATCGCGACGCTTTTTGGAAACGCCCTGGACAACGCAATTGAAGCCTCCGCCTTCGTCACGGACCCGGCTCAGCGGATGATTCAGGTGCTTCTGCGGCGCCAAGGGGAAATGGTTCTCATCCGCGTGGCGAATAACTTCTCCGGGGAGATTTCCCGCAACGAGGACGGCTCTCTGGCCACCCGTAAAGCCGATCGTGTACACCACGGATTCGGTGTGAAGTCCATCCGATACACCGCCCGTAAGTACGACGGCGAGGTCACAACGCGTTTCGACGGCAACCGTTTCATCCTGACGGTGCTTCTCCCAGGCACGCAGCTCAGCGCATAA
- a CDS encoding glycosyltransferase family 2 protein, which yields MTELQPLLTVVVPAYNSQDYLDRAMTTLVDYGDDVEVIIVDDGSKDNTAQLADLWAARYDMVRVIHQENKGHGGAVNAGVAQARGTYVRVVDSDDWLDRSALRALLRVLRSECQSGSLVDLVITNYVYEKVGKTHKAVVRYRNVLPVGPTIGWDEFRGCRYDQYILMHALTMRTEIVRKSGLHLPEHTFYVDYLYSYVPLPLVRTMRYLDVDLYRYFIGRDDQSVNEKVMIMRLDQLARVNRAMVEATPAKGTVPDELYRYMVHYLRINFTVCSVMAQLSGTQEHARLSAQLWENIETRSPEVAKDLEKDLLAVLVRKASPRFVRAVYTAARFVLGFN from the coding sequence ATGACCGAGTTGCAGCCGCTCCTGACCGTTGTGGTTCCCGCGTACAATTCCCAGGATTATCTAGACCGTGCGATGACAACGCTGGTGGATTACGGCGACGATGTCGAAGTGATCATCGTTGATGACGGCTCCAAGGACAATACGGCGCAGCTGGCTGACCTGTGGGCGGCACGCTACGACATGGTTCGTGTGATTCACCAGGAAAATAAGGGACACGGAGGAGCCGTCAATGCGGGGGTCGCTCAGGCTCGGGGAACGTACGTGCGCGTCGTTGACTCCGATGACTGGTTGGACCGTTCGGCACTGCGGGCGTTGCTCAGGGTACTTCGGTCGGAATGTCAGTCCGGTAGCCTCGTCGACCTCGTCATCACGAATTATGTTTATGAGAAGGTCGGGAAAACTCATAAGGCTGTTGTTCGTTACCGTAACGTTCTTCCTGTCGGCCCCACGATTGGGTGGGACGAATTCCGGGGTTGCCGTTACGACCAGTACATCCTGATGCATGCACTGACGATGCGCACTGAGATTGTTCGCAAGTCCGGCCTCCACTTGCCCGAGCACACGTTCTACGTTGACTACCTCTACTCGTATGTGCCGCTCCCGCTGGTGCGGACAATGCGCTACCTTGACGTTGATCTCTACCGGTACTTCATTGGGCGCGACGATCAGTCGGTCAATGAGAAAGTGATGATCATGCGTCTTGATCAGTTGGCCCGAGTCAACCGTGCAATGGTCGAGGCAACGCCTGCAAAAGGGACCGTCCCTGACGAACTCTACCGCTACATGGTTCACTACTTGCGGATCAACTTCACGGTGTGCTCAGTGATGGCGCAGCTGTCAGGCACTCAGGAACATGCCCGCCTGTCGGCGCAGCTGTGGGAGAACATCGAGACCCGTTCTCCTGAGGTTGCGAAGGACCTGGAAAAAGACCTGCTTGCGGTGCTTGTGCGCAAGGCGTCCCCTCGGTTTGTTCGTGCGGTGTACACGGCAGCCAGGTTCGTCCTCGGTTTCAATTAA
- a CDS encoding glycoside hydrolase family 3 protein, which translates to MTSQRTDNAREIAQSLSVLEAASLLAGRNEWESRALPERGIPSFIMSDGPHGVRRQTGSGDHLGLGESEKATCFPTAATVANSWDPQLAQDMGAAIGQEARALGVDVLLGPGINIKRSPLCGRNFEYYSEDPLQAGRMAAGFVRGIQSQGVSACPKHFAVNSQELRRMASDSVVDERTMREIYLTAFEIVVREAHPQTLMSSYNLVNGTYAHENAHLLLDILRQEWGFDGMVVSDWGGSNRLVEAARNGGSLEMPVPGLDGVRAVCRAVKDGSLPKEKVYDRAAEVIRIALGAQSHGERPALDADPHHALARRVSEESSVLMRNEDQILPLAAGTTVAFIGDMAKTPRYQGSGSSQVNPTRLETTLDVAKDFDLDVVGYAQGYDRQGALNASLISEAVALAKRADVVIAYIGLDELSESEGLDREHMRLPQAQIDMLEAVHAVNPRIVAVVSAGSSFETTWASKTQAILHTSLSGQAGASAALRILTGAVNPSGRLSETYPVRYEDNPTSRWYPATQRHSLYREGLYVGYRYFTSTHTPVAFPFGFGLSYSTFQYSQLTVDEDGARFTVTNTSTVDGSDVPQLYVRSPKTLWGPAVELKGFSKVHVPAGQSVEVTIPFDSYTFRHFSIDKEEWAEEGGEWQIGIGHNVNDIVLTQSMTREGVTSFTSSAYARYIDGRVEDITDVEFEALLGLPLPQEPRGGVLTTGDPLSEMSRAKSRLARAVASVLAKKKAKADATGKPDLGILFVTNMPFRALEKMSMGNVSAEMVDGIVELVNGHTWTGLKQTVGGFFRNRRANRQVEQSLKNHVPTE; encoded by the coding sequence GTGACGTCACAACGCACAGACAATGCGCGCGAAATTGCTCAGTCATTGAGCGTGCTTGAAGCCGCTTCACTTCTTGCGGGACGAAACGAATGGGAGTCCCGCGCCCTGCCGGAACGTGGAATCCCATCGTTCATCATGTCTGATGGACCACACGGGGTGCGACGTCAGACGGGCTCGGGTGACCATCTTGGCCTCGGTGAATCTGAAAAAGCCACCTGCTTTCCTACTGCGGCGACGGTTGCAAACTCATGGGATCCGCAGCTTGCGCAGGACATGGGTGCGGCGATCGGACAGGAAGCGCGCGCTCTTGGGGTTGATGTGCTCCTTGGTCCGGGAATCAACATCAAGCGTTCTCCGCTGTGTGGTCGTAATTTTGAGTATTACTCGGAGGATCCCCTCCAGGCCGGTCGGATGGCGGCGGGGTTTGTGCGGGGCATCCAATCCCAGGGAGTCTCGGCATGTCCCAAGCACTTCGCGGTGAATTCGCAGGAACTGCGCCGCATGGCTTCCGACTCTGTTGTTGATGAACGGACGATGCGGGAAATCTACCTCACGGCCTTTGAGATTGTTGTCCGCGAGGCCCATCCGCAGACATTGATGTCGTCATACAACCTGGTCAATGGCACCTACGCCCATGAGAACGCCCATCTCCTTCTTGACATTCTCCGTCAGGAGTGGGGATTCGACGGCATGGTGGTGTCGGACTGGGGTGGCTCCAATCGCTTAGTCGAAGCGGCCCGTAATGGGGGGTCCCTGGAAATGCCGGTTCCCGGGCTCGACGGGGTGCGGGCAGTATGTAGGGCCGTCAAAGACGGTTCTCTCCCCAAAGAGAAGGTCTATGACCGCGCCGCCGAAGTGATCCGGATTGCCCTGGGAGCACAATCACACGGTGAACGTCCGGCCCTTGATGCAGACCCGCATCACGCTCTGGCCCGTCGCGTGAGCGAAGAGTCAAGTGTGTTGATGAGGAACGAAGACCAGATTTTGCCTCTGGCCGCTGGAACGACCGTTGCATTTATCGGTGACATGGCAAAGACCCCGAGATACCAGGGGTCTGGATCTTCTCAGGTCAACCCCACTCGGCTTGAAACCACTCTCGATGTGGCCAAGGATTTCGATCTTGATGTTGTTGGCTACGCCCAAGGCTACGACCGTCAGGGAGCGCTCAACGCTTCCCTGATCTCGGAGGCAGTGGCACTGGCGAAACGCGCCGATGTTGTCATTGCGTACATCGGTTTGGATGAACTCTCTGAATCCGAGGGGTTGGACCGTGAGCATATGAGGCTCCCACAGGCCCAGATCGACATGCTTGAGGCCGTGCATGCGGTTAATCCGCGCATTGTTGCGGTGGTGTCTGCTGGGTCGTCATTCGAGACCACGTGGGCGTCGAAGACTCAGGCGATCCTTCATACATCACTGTCGGGACAAGCCGGAGCCAGCGCAGCCTTGCGCATCCTCACGGGTGCGGTCAACCCGTCGGGCCGTCTGAGCGAAACCTACCCTGTGCGCTACGAGGACAACCCGACATCACGCTGGTATCCGGCAACGCAGCGTCACTCTCTGTACCGAGAGGGCCTCTACGTTGGTTACCGCTATTTCACGTCGACTCACACCCCTGTGGCTTTCCCCTTTGGTTTCGGCCTGTCCTATTCGACGTTCCAATACTCTCAGCTCACTGTGGACGAGGACGGGGCGCGCTTCACCGTGACGAATACATCGACCGTCGACGGCAGTGATGTTCCCCAGCTTTACGTGCGTTCCCCGAAGACACTGTGGGGTCCAGCCGTTGAACTTAAAGGCTTTAGCAAGGTTCATGTTCCAGCTGGCCAGAGCGTTGAAGTAACCATTCCCTTTGATTCTTATACTTTCCGTCATTTCTCGATCGATAAAGAGGAGTGGGCTGAAGAAGGGGGTGAATGGCAGATCGGAATCGGTCACAACGTCAACGATATTGTTCTCACTCAGTCGATGACGAGAGAGGGCGTGACCTCCTTTACTTCCTCGGCTTATGCTCGTTACATTGATGGCCGTGTTGAAGACATCACCGATGTGGAGTTCGAAGCCCTCCTTGGTCTCCCGCTCCCTCAGGAGCCACGCGGTGGTGTGCTGACGACCGGTGATCCGCTGAGCGAGATGAGCCGCGCGAAGTCACGGCTTGCGCGAGCAGTGGCATCCGTCCTCGCTAAGAAGAAAGCCAAAGCCGATGCCACTGGCAAGCCTGACCTGGGGATCCTCTTTGTGACCAACATGCCGTTCAGGGCGTTGGAGAAGATGTCGATGGGGAATGTGTCTGCCGAAATGGTTGATGGAATCGTCGAACTCGTTAACGGACACACCTGGACTGGCTTGAAGCAAACGGTGGGTGGTTTCTTCAGGAACCGACGAGCTAATCGTCAAGTGGAACAAAGCCTGAAGAACCACGTGCCCACGGAGTGA
- a CDS encoding HAD hydrolase family protein: MIPAHASTGRLVFIDLDGTLFDRTQRLLPSARSACEDLRRAGHTMIICTGRSLPEIYPWIWDLGFSGVIAGAGGFVQIGSQILKDQRIPHEDIVAITKLWQSFDAMWIWQGPDAMYPSDGYLDAFLPAAGIDPDDWRDYATSIAPYQHSGIPHSSAKCTAYLPLDAPDIPEITTLLPPGYTVHGGSVGAGATKAVEVLPHDVSKGDGIRIVVDFLGASLLDTVAIGDSENDIEALKTAAVSIAMGGARPEVARAATHIAPMLSEDGFAQGLRTAGLFDALPRR; this comes from the coding sequence ATGATTCCTGCGCATGCGTCAACCGGGCGCCTCGTTTTCATCGATCTTGACGGAACCCTTTTTGACCGGACGCAACGGCTCTTGCCCTCTGCCCGATCCGCCTGCGAAGACCTCCGCCGTGCTGGCCACACAATGATCATCTGTACGGGCCGCTCCCTGCCTGAAATCTACCCGTGGATCTGGGATCTCGGATTCTCCGGCGTCATCGCAGGAGCAGGTGGTTTCGTGCAGATCGGATCACAGATCCTCAAAGATCAGCGGATTCCTCACGAAGATATCGTTGCGATCACGAAGCTCTGGCAGTCCTTTGATGCCATGTGGATCTGGCAAGGCCCCGATGCGATGTACCCCTCCGACGGCTACCTCGATGCCTTCCTCCCAGCCGCCGGCATTGATCCCGACGACTGGCGCGACTATGCCACATCAATTGCTCCGTACCAGCACTCAGGGATTCCTCACTCCTCCGCAAAATGTACGGCCTACCTTCCCTTGGATGCTCCCGATATTCCCGAGATCACCACTCTCCTTCCCCCGGGATACACCGTTCATGGTGGCTCCGTGGGCGCGGGAGCAACGAAAGCAGTTGAGGTACTCCCCCATGATGTCTCGAAAGGCGATGGCATTCGCATCGTCGTTGACTTCCTCGGCGCAAGTCTCTTAGACACTGTGGCGATCGGTGACTCAGAAAATGACATCGAAGCTCTCAAGACAGCCGCGGTCAGTATCGCAATGGGCGGAGCTCGCCCCGAGGTGGCACGCGCAGCGACGCATATTGCCCCGATGCTCAGCGAGGACGGATTTGCCCAGGGCTTGCGCACGGCCGGTCTTTTCGATGCTCTCCCTCGGCGCTAA
- a CDS encoding PTS transporter subunit EIIB: MNQAESILAAVGGWDNISTIEACITRIRLEVRDDEKVDDNALREAGAFDVITVGDHVQVVMGPQTEDLVEEIEKLR, encoded by the coding sequence ATGAATCAAGCGGAGTCGATTCTGGCAGCTGTCGGCGGTTGGGACAATATCAGCACGATCGAAGCATGCATCACCCGTATTCGCCTGGAGGTTCGTGACGACGAAAAGGTTGACGACAATGCTTTACGCGAAGCCGGAGCATTCGACGTCATCACCGTCGGCGACCACGTTCAGGTTGTCATGGGACCCCAAACTGAAGACCTCGTCGAAGAAATTGAGAAACTTCGATGA
- a CDS encoding PTS sugar transporter subunit IIA → MSIEIACPVSGEVTDLSSVSDPVFAQGIVGPGTAIYPARGGTVVRALAPLGGRVVTMHPHAFVVESPDGVRVLVHLGIDTVKLRGEGFTPLVSVGDEVRVGDILIRWDITAARDAELDLVVPVIVLDIGDREVTPLVWPGTPALEGGPLLRLS, encoded by the coding sequence ATGAGCATCGAGATCGCCTGCCCCGTTTCCGGTGAAGTCACGGACTTATCCTCCGTTTCTGACCCGGTGTTCGCCCAGGGAATCGTCGGTCCAGGAACCGCTATTTATCCTGCGCGTGGAGGGACCGTTGTCAGAGCGTTAGCTCCGTTGGGCGGACGAGTTGTCACGATGCACCCGCATGCTTTTGTTGTCGAGTCACCCGACGGAGTTCGCGTCCTCGTCCACCTGGGGATCGACACCGTGAAGCTCCGCGGAGAAGGATTCACTCCCCTCGTGTCGGTAGGTGACGAGGTGCGTGTCGGCGACATTCTCATCCGCTGGGATATCACTGCCGCCCGAGACGCAGAACTTGATCTCGTGGTCCCCGTCATCGTTCTTGACATCGGGGATCGCGAAGTCACGCCGCTGGTGTGGCCGGGAACGCCCGCTCTCGAGGGCGGTCCCCTCTTGCGCCTGTCGTAA